Sequence from the Candidatus Hepatoplasma crinochetorum Av genome:
ACCTTATATGGATAAACGAACAGTACAATTACATTATGAAAATCATCATGGTGGTTATGAAAGAAATCTTTTAACAAAAATCAAAGATGTTGGTTTTGAAAGAAGATATCCTACACTAGAAGATTTAATGCGTAATTATCAAAAAATTGATAATCCAGAAATAAGAATTGCCGTTCGTGAATTTGGTGGTGGTTTAATAAATCATAATTTTTTATGAACTATTTTAAAACCTAAGGTTCAATTAAAAGATGGAAATTTAAAAAACGCAATTGAAAAAGAATGAGGAAGTTTTGATAAATTTAAAGATGAATTTACAAGAGAAGTAAAAAATCTTTTTGGATCAGGATGAGTTTGATTAGTAAAAAGAAAAAATGGTTCTTTAAAAATCATTAAAACTTTTAATCAAGATAATCCTTGATTTTTAAAATTTACACCAATCATGGCGATTGATCTTTGAGAACATTCTTATTATTTAAAATATAATAGTGATCGAATGGGATATCTTGATAATTATTGAAATACAATAAATTGAGATCAAGCAGAAGAATATTACAATTCTTAAGATTAATAAAAAAAGCACAATTATGTGCTTTTTTATTTTATCTAAATAGTGAAAATATTTATTTATTTTAAAATATATAATTTTTTTATGGAAAGAGATAAAATGAAAATATATATGTACATTGATGAATCTGGAGTTTTACATAAAAATGACTATTATAATATTTTTTTATTCGGAGGAATATGTTTTATAAATGAAAATTTAAGAAATAAATGTAAATGGGAATATGGAAAAAGAGAATTAGAAATAAAAAATAAATATCCAAATAATAAAGAATTAAAAGGAAATACTTTAAAAAATAAACATAAAAAATATCTTTATAGTATATTAAATGGAGAGAAAACTTTTATTGGAAAAGTTAATATAAATAAATTAAAAGAAATTGATTGACAAAGAAAAAAATCAATTCAAAAATATAAAGATTGATTTTTAATGATGTTAATTAAAGAACAAGTAAATAATTTAATTATAAAAAAAGAAATAAATGTAAATGAAAAAAATATTTTTCACATTTTTGTTGATAATCAAAATATTTCAATAGATGAAAAAAATAATTTAACAAAAAAAATTAATCAAGAATTTTTTAAAGGAAAATATAATAATAAAAAAGAATTTATCAAACCAATTTTTAATCAATTCGGAAAAATAAAAGTAAAATATGTTAATTCTGAAACTAATGAATTAATAAGAGCTGCTGATATATTATGTAATAATAAATTTAATAAAATCAAGGAAGAAAAATCGATTGAAGGAAAACACGTAATTTTTTCTCACCCCTAATTAAAATAAAATTAATTTTTAAATGGACATTTATATTATATTTTTATTTAATTGTGTTAGAATTAATTTACAGTTAAGTTTATTAAAAACTGTTTGATATTTAAGTAATGAATTTTTTGGTTTAACCGTAATCTAAGTACGGCATCTTAAATAGGAAAATTACCTTGATTGGTAATTTTTTTTATTTAAAATTTAAAATCAGAAAAGTATTTATGTAATGCTTTATATTCTTTTTTTGCTTTTTTAGGATCTTTTTGATATATATTAAAATAAATTCTTAAAATTGGTTCTGTTCCCGAAGGTCTCAAACATATAAAACTATAATCATTAAAATATAAAAAAACAATATTTTGTTTTGGATATTTTTCATTTTCGATACGCATATCTATTATTTTTGTAATTTTTATATTTAAAATCTTATGATTTTTTTTATTTGTGAAAATATCTAAAAAACGATTTAAATCAAAATTATCTTTTAATTTATGTGTGGTTTGCTTCATTACAAAATATCCATGTTTTTTTTGTAATGAATCTAATATTTCAATTAAATCAGTTCCTTTTTCTTGATAGTATTTTACCATCTCTAAAATTAAAATTAAATTTTGAAAAGAATCTTTATCTTTAGTCATCATATTAATTGTCGCCCCATTAGATTCTTCTCATACATATAAACATTTATTTTGATTATTTTCTTTTTCTTTTACAATTTTGAATAATTCTTTAAAACCAGTAAGTGATTTATAAACTTTGACATTTTTTTCTTGTAACAAAAAATCAGCAAAATTAGAAGTAACTATTGATCTTACTACAAAATAATTGTATTTTTTAAGATTTTCTCTTTCAAGTAAATAATTAATTGATAAAATAGAAATTTCATTTCCTGAAAATATTTTTCATTTTTTTGCTTTTTTTAAAGCCACACCAAATCGATCACCATCAGGATCTACCGCAAAAATTAAATCAACATTATTTTTTTCACTTTCTTTTATCGCTAATTTAAAAGATTTTTCAGCTTGTGGATTTGGAACTTTTGAATTTGTAAAATTAGGATCAAAACTTTCTTGTTCTTTTACTAAATAATAATCAACACCCATTTTCTTTAAAACCATTTCTGCAATATTTAAACTAGCTCCATGATGATTTGTAAATGTTAATTTTAAATTCTTATAATTATTTAAATGCTTTTCAAAGCCAATTTCATCTAAAAGTTTTTTTATATAAAATTCATAATATTTATGATCTAAAAATAAAAGATCGTTTTCACTATCCTCTAAATTAAAATCATATTTTTCTTTTTTAAAAAAATAATTAATTTTATCAATAATATCTTGATCTATCTGCTTTCCAATTGAATCATAAAATTTAAGTCCACTATATTCAGGAGGATTATGAGAAGCAGTAAAATTAATTCCTCCAATAAAATTATAATTTGCAATTAAAAAAGATAAAAAAGGTGTTGTTTCCAATTGATTATTATAAGGAAGATAAGCTTTTACTCCAAGTTTTTTAGCAACATTAAAAGCAATTGTAGAAAAATAAAGATTATCTTTACGATTATCCTTAAAGATTAAAATCTTTGATTCTTTTACATTCTTTTCACCATAAATTGCAAAAAGAGCTAATAAATAACTTTTTACATATTTTGCAACAACATATTTATTAATAAAAGAAGGACCTAATCCTCTTTTTGCTCTTATTCCTGCTGTTCCAAAATTTAATTTATGATTAAAAGCTTCGTTTATTTTTTTTTCTGATAAATTTTTTAAAATTAGTTTTTCTTTTATATTTAAATTTTCTAATCATTCAGAATATTCTTTATTCATAATTATTTCCTATTAAAATAAATATATTTTATTTCTTAAATTATATGAAATATAGATAGATTAAATCATTTTTTTTATTTTTTGATAATTAATCATTTTTTGTTGATAATTCAAATTTTTTCTTTTATAAATTATAAAATATCTCTTAGAATCATCTAATAATTTATCTTCTATAATTTTTTGTAATTTTAATCCATGCTTTTGATAAAATAAATTGTCAATTTTCTCTAATTCTTTTTCGTAATTTTTTCCTTTATAAAAAACACTTATTTTATTTTTTTTAAGAAGAAAAGTACTTATTTCTAAAAGTAATATTAATGGTGCTACAGCACGAGCTAATACTAAATCAATTTTTTCTTCCAAATAATTTAAATTTTCGATTCGTTCGTTTATAATTTCAATATTTTTTAAATCTAATTTTTTACTAATATAATTTAATCAATCTGTTTTTTTATGAGAAGAATCAACTAATATAAATTTAATATTAGGATAAATAATAGCAAGTAAAAGTCCTGGAAATCCTCCTCCAGTTCCAAAATCTAAAGCAATTTTTACTTTCTCAAATATTTTTAAATTTATAATCAAAAGAGAGTCATAAATATTTTTATCTACAAATTGTTTGTAATCTTTTATTCCTGTAAGATTAACTTTTTGATTATAAATATAAATTTCTTTTACAAAATTAAATATTTTTTTTACTGCTTCTTCATTTAAATTAAATTTTGAAAGAACATCGTATAATATTTTTTTTTCATTCATTTTTATCTATTATAAATTTTAAAATAAAATATAAATTCTTAATTTAAAATTAATTTTCTTTTTTATAATTTATTTTAAATAATTCTATTTACTATAAATAGTTCAATCTGGAATTCAAGGATATAAAAAATTCAATCCTTCTGTAGATGGAACACTATAGGAATCGGAAAAAGTATTAGAAGCCTTTTCAATAATAATATTCCCATCTTGATCTATAGGTTGTTTTTCAATTGCATAAGCTACAAAATCAAAGAAATCATAATCATTAATATTAGAATCATATTCTTTTAATAAAATAGAAAAGGCTTGATTTAAATCATTAGAAGGAACAAAATTAAGACCATCATTTTGATAATTACCAATAAAAATAGAACCATATTCAAGAGGATCTTGATCTGTATAATAATAACTTGAATTTTTACCATCTACATAAAATAAATCAGAATTTGGATCTAAAAAATATTGATCAATTTCTTGATTTGTTTTTGCCGATAAATCACTATTTATATCATCTGGATTACTTTCTTTTCAACCTCCATCTTCTTTATTGGTTGAAATTTCATCATAATATTTTTGTTCTACTTCTTGATTTGAAATTTCATAATCATTAATAAAATTATCATCTTGATTATAAGTTAAAATAAATTTATCAATGTACCATAATCCAAGTTTTGTTGCTTCCTCAATATTTTTAGTAGCAGAACCCAATACAGAATTATCTGATCCAGGAAATTGTTTTGTTGCATCAACATCAACCCCAATTACTTTATATTGATTATTTTTATTTGTATCATTTTCTTGCTCTACTAAATTAATAGTATCAACTAATTGTCCTCCATTTACAGGAAAAATTACTTTAGTATTATTATCAATTAGCCTTGTTGTAATTGTTCTTCCATCACCTACATTAAATGAACCAGAAAATCAATCCCCAGTGCTTTTTTGTGATGTTTTACTTGAGTAATTTGGTTCATTTCCATATTGATTTATTAGATGAACATAATCAGATGAATAAGAAGATGAATAAAGCAAAGCGTTTTGATTTGTTTTATTATGCTCTAAATCATATCCTAATATTTGATAATTAAATCAATTTATTGCTTGTTCATATCCAGACATAAAATCAAATACTGTAGAAAATTGTTGTCCTCCATAAGTAGATACATTATTTTGCAAATTATCATCAAGAGCAGTAATATAAACTGAAGCAGCTAAACCAGCAATAAATCCTGCTTGTTCGCTTTCAAAACGAAAAGAAACAACATTACGAGCAATTCTTCCATCATAATTTGCATCATCTACAATTAAAAATCAATCATCTTTATATTTAGGATCAAACATTACACCATTATCATCTCTTGTTGATGTTGCATAATTTGTAGATCCTAATAATGAATCTATTACATTATATCCAGCAGAAGTAATTATTTTTGTTCCATTATCATAACTATAAGTAATATTTTTTTGATATTCACTTGTATTATCAATTTCATTTGGCACAACTTCTCCTACTTCTTCGTTAAACATTTTTCCATAGTCAATTGTGGCCTCAATTATAGTTTGATTAAAACCCCGATCATTTTTAAAAGGAGAATTAGGCATAACCATTATTTTTTGAAATCCTGGTGTAATTCCAGTTTTATAATTTATAAAATAACCCGTAAAAAATAATAATAATACAAGAAAAATAACAATTAATAAACTAATTATTGATGTGAATGTTTTGCGATGACTTTCAATTCATTTTTTCATTTTGTATCTCTATTTTAACGCATATCCTTTTTAAATGGCTTTCCTGCACTTGATGGTCCATTGCTTTTTGCTTTAAATATCACAAGAACAATTAGCGGCAAAATAAATGGAATTGTATGAGCTAATTCTGAAGATATTCCTATATCTATTTCAGATACAACAGCTACTAAAACTGAGAATAATAATGAAAAAGAAGTAATTCCAATAATTGTTCATTGTCCAAGAATTAAGATTGCAAGTGATAAATATCCTGAACCATTTACAGTACCAGAAAATGAATCGAGATTAGCAACAAAAATTGCTCCTGCCATTCCTGATAAAAATCCTGCTGTCATAACGGAAAATCATCTTGTTTTTTTTACTGAAATCCCTGCTGTTTCAAGAGCATAAGGATTTTCTCCTGAGGCTTTTAATCTTAAACCATAATTTGTTTTATGAAAGAAGAAAGTAAAAAACAATAAAATAAGAACTGTAACAATAGTCATTATGATAACAAATGAATCCATATTTCCTGATCAAGAACTGGAATGACCAACATCACTAATTGTTGTTCCTCCATTTGGAATTGCAAACATCACTAAAAGTGAAAATGCTGGAGCAATCATATTCAATGCTGTTCCTGTAATTACATGATCAGAAAGTAAATTTATTGTAAAAAAACAAAGTAAAGTAGCATAAAGCATAGAAAATAAACCAGCAAAAATTAAAGCTAAATAAGAGCTAAATCAATCTAAGCTTTCTTCAAAACCATTTATTTGAAAAAATAAGGTAAAAATAAGTCCACCCATAATCATTTTTCCATCTAATGCAATATTTACAATTCCTGATTTTTCTGATAATAAACCAGCAAGTGATCCTAATGAATAAATTGAAAAAAATGCTAATAATTCTGTAAAAAATAAAGCTCCTGAACTATTCACTATTGCCTCCTTTATCTACTTTTTCTTCATGTTTATTTTTCTTTCTATTTTTCATTTTTAAATATTGTTGTTTATAAACAGTATTTGCCTTTTTGCCTTTTTCTAAAGCAATTATTTTGTATTCTTTTTGTTTTTTTTGATCTTTATATTGATTTTCAGTTTCAATTGTTTTATCTTTTTTCATATCCTTGGTATTAGTTTTTTGTTCTAATTTTACCTCTTGTTTTTTATTAATTCAATTAACAATTTTTGTTTGAGGAGAATAAATTAAAAAGTAATTTGCTCCAGAAATAAATAGAACAATTATTCCCATAATAAAGTCAACAATATTTTCATCACTATAAACATTAAGATAAACTTTTGCATTTTCAAAAAGCGAAATAAATAAAGAACCAAATACTGCTCCAATTGGATTATTAAAACCAATTAAAGCAATTGTAATTCCATTAAATGGTTCTAAAGGAAGATCATTTCCAACCACAGGAAGACTTTGATTTGTACCAAGATAAAAAGTTGCCCCTGCAAGTCCTGAAAGTGCTCCTGAAAGAGCCATTGCTTTATATATTTCACTTTTATAATTTATTCCTGAATATAAACTAATATCTTCTGAACTTGCAATAATTCCTTGCTTTATTCCAAAAGAAGTTTTTGAATATAAAAACCAAATTAATGGAACAATAATAACTAATAAAATAATCCCAATATTTATTGTAGAACCAGGAAATAAATTTGTAAGTCAATCAAATCTTAAAGAATTGGAAGGATCAATATTCATTGGAACCGATCCTCCATTAAATAAATAAGGAGCATTAATAGGATTTCGAAAATAACGATAAATTCAAAAGACAATTCAATTTAACATTATTGAAGAGACAACTATATTAATATTGTATCGATTCTTTAAAAAGGCAATTAATAAAGCAATAAATATCCCAGTAGCAACAGGAATTAATATCGAAAACATTACACCTATTCTTCCAGGCCAAAGAACAAGGGCAGCAAAAAGATAACCAAATAATCCCCCTGCAACCATTTGTGCAAAAATTCCAATATTAAAAATCTTAGCACGAAAAGAAACCAAAGCTCCTAAACCTATAAAAGTCATTCAAGTAAAAACAGAAAGGAAATTTCCAAATTCTTTCAGACTTGAAAAATTTCCTTCTCATGTTGCTGTAAATAAAGTAAGAGGATTATAACCAAATATTGCAATAATAACCATTCCAATATAAAGTCCGATGAAAATGATAATTAATGAAATAATTAATTTTTGATTTATATGAAATTTTCTTTTTTCTTTTTTATTTACTTGTTTTTTTGTTGTCATCTAAATTACCTTTATAACTAAACCTCACCAACAAACATTTTTGATATTTTATTTAAATCATAATTTCTTGGATCTATTATATTTACAATTTTTCCTTTATATAAAATTGCGATTCGATCACAAACAGAAATAAGTTCACTTATTTCTAAAGAATAAAGAAGTGTTGCTTTTTTGGGGGAATTATTAATAATTTCTGTATAAATATGTTTAATTGATTTTATATCTAATCCTCTTGTTGGATGTCCAGCAAGAAGCAATTTATGTTCTTTTAATATTTCTCTTGCAATTACAAATTTTTGCTGATTACCTCCTGATAAATTTCTAATTTCGATATTTAAATTATTTGCTCCATCAACATTCATTTTTTTAATTAATTTATCAGTTCAATCATAAATAGCTTTATTATTAATAATTAAATTTTTCCCTTTTGGATTTTTATAATTATCTTGATTCTTTTTTCCTTCAAAATAAAATTTAGCAAATTTTTGATCATTAAAATTAGTAATAATAGAATTGAAAGCTAGACTACGATCAGCAATAATTCCATGTTTAAAACGATCAATTGGGATATGACTAATAAATTGATTTCTTGTTTTAATTTTAAAATCTTTGATATTTTGATTTTGAAAAGATATTATTGAATCTTTTGTTGGTTTTTTTATTCCTGCAATACAATTAAAAATTTCTTCTTGTCCATTTCCTTCAATTCCTGCAAGACCGAAAATTTCACCTTCTTTGATATCAAAAGAAATATTATCTACGGCCTTAAATCCTTTTTTTGTAATATAAGTTAAATTTTTAACTTCTAATAATTTTTTTTCGATCGGAGAATTTTTCTTAAATTCTAAAATTACTTTTGTTCCTACCATCATTTTTGCAATTTCTTCAATTGTAATTTTTTTTGTATTTTTTTCTAAAGCAATTAAATTACCTTTTTTAAGAATAGCAATATTATCAGCAATTGTTTTAACTTCTTGTAATTTATGAGATATAAATAAAATTGTTTTATTAGCTTCTTTTAATTTTTTGATCAAACTTAAAAGAGAATTTATTTCATCAATTGATAATGTTGCTGTTGCTTCATCAAAAATAATTACTTCTTTTTCTACTCAAAGAGTTTTTAAAATTTCTACTTTTTGACGATCACCAACACTTAATTTTGATACTAATTGATCAGGATTTAAATTAATTCCGTATCTTTGTGTAATTGCTTCAAATCTTTGATAATATTTTTTATAATTTAAAATTCCATATTTTGAAGAATTTCTTGTTTTCAAGTCAATTTTTAAAAAATCTAATTCTTTTCTTAATTCTTCTATTTGTAAAACTGATTTTGTTTTTAATTTTAAAACTTCTTTTTCAAGATTTAAAATTTCCAAATTTAAACTTTCTCTTGATTTTTCTTCTTGTTTTAAATTTTGTTTTATTTTATTAATTTTTTGTTCTTTTTTTGTTTTACTAATCTTGTATTTTAATTTATTACTATTTTCAATATTTTTAATTTTTTGTTCTATTTTACTAATATTTAATTTATTTCGATATCTTAAAAAACGCTTATTACGTAAAATTATTTTTAAATTATAATATTCTTCAAATTGTTCTTTTTTGCTTTTATTTTTATAAAAAAAAGAATTATATTTTTCTTCTAATTGCGAAATTCTTTCTTCATGAATTTCCTTTTCATCTAAAGAAATAGATAATTCTTCTTGTCCTAAAATAATATTTTCAAGTACAGTAAATTTTTCAACAAGATGGAAATGTTGATGAACCATTCCGATTCGATGCTTTTTAGCCGCACCTGATTGATACATATCACAAACTTTGCCATCAATTTTAATTTCACCAGTATCTTGTTTATATAAACCAAATAATATAGAAGTAAGCGTCGATTTACCCGAACCATTTTCACCGACAAGTGCTGTGACTTTTGATGGTTCTATTCCAAGGTTAATATTGTTGTTTGCAACAATTTTTCCATTTAAAAATTTTTTAGTGATATTTATAAATTCAAATTTATAAATAAGATTATTTTTTTCTTTATTTTGCATAAAATTTTTAAATTTTTTAACTTATTCTATTTTAAGTTATTTTTATTGTAATATAAATTTTTGAAAATCTTCAATTATTTTAAAAAATAATTATTAATTTTAAAATTAAAAAATTCAAATTAATAATCAAATTAAAATTAATTTTTTATTTAAATTTAATTAAAATTTAATTAAAGGGAATTAAATATTAAATGAAAGAGCAAATATCAATAAATGAAAATGAAAATCAATATTTAAAAGAATTTATAGGAAAAATTATTAATTTTAATAATAAGATTAATGAGAGTTTAAAATTAATAGATGATAGATTATTTTTTGATGGTTTATTAAAAAAAGAAATATTTTTAAATATGAATAAAAAAACAGAAGAAGAAATAAAAAGTTTAAAAAATTGAAATAAAAATAATTTTTTAAATAAAAAAATAAATCAATGAATCAAAGAATCAATTTTAAATGTAAACAAATATTTTGATCTTATTGAAATAAAAGTAAAAGAAATATTAGAAAAGATAGGTAATAAAATTACAAGTTTAAATTATCTTGATGAATCATATCCTTATCGAAAAAATTCAAAATTATGAAAATACGATCTTATTTCTACAGAAGTTTTTAATAATATAAATGAATATGATTTTTATATTAAAATTCATTCAGAAGAATTAAATTATTATTTACAAGAACTTAAATTATTGAAAAATGATTTATTAAATTGAATTAAAGAAGTAAAAATAGAAAAAATAATAGATTCAGAAAAATTTAAAAAAAGTATAAATAATTTAATTTTTCTTATTTAAAAAATTCATAAGAATAATAATATCAGAAGGAGATATTCCAGAAATATTTTTTGCTTGATGAATTGTAGAAGGTTTAAATTCTGTTAATTTTTCTTTTGCTTCTTTTGATAAATTTAAAATATCTTGATAGTTAAAATCATCTTGTATTTTTAAATTTTGATATTTTAAATATTTTCTAACTTCAATTTCTTGTTTTTTAATATACCCTTCAAATTTTATTTCCACTTCTAAATGTTTTTTTTCTTCAATTGTTAAATCAAAAAAATCTTTAAGTTTTAAAGTTAAAATTTTATCAATATCAAAAATTGATATTTCTGGTCTTTTTAAAAGATTAATAATTGGAAAAGTATTTTCCTTAATTGAAATTTTTTTATTTTTTAGTAACTCATCTATTTCTTGTTCTTTTTTTGTTACTTTTAAATTAGTTATCTTTAAAATTAGATTATCAATTTTTGCGATTCTTTTTTTTCATAAATCATAAGTATTATTATCAATTAAAGAATTTTTATAAGCTTTCTTATAAAGTCTTCTTATTGCATTATCACTTCTTAATAACAAACGATACTCAGCACGAGAAGATAATAATCTATAAGGATCATTAATTCCTTTTGAAGTTAAATCATCTATCATAACCCCAATATATCCTTCATTACGATCTAATACAAAAGGTGATTTTTTATTAATTTTATTTGCAATATTTGCAGCAGCAACTAAACCTTGAGCAGCAGCTTCTTCATATCCACTTGTTCCATTTATTTGACCAGCAGTATATAAATTAGGAATTTTTTTTAATTCTAATGTTTGTTTTAGTTGAATAGGATTTAAAGAATCATATTCAATTGCATAAGCATGCTTTGCAATTTTTACTTTTTCAAGACCTGGTAAAGTTTTTAAAAATTTATCTTGTATATCTTTTGGAAGTGAAGAAGATAAACCAGAAAGATAAATTGTATCTAAATTTTCTGATTCTAATTCTAAAAAAACTTGATGATGATCTTTTTGATAAAATCTTTTAATTTTATCTTCAATTGAAGGACAATATCTTGGTCCAATTCCTGTAATTTCCTCAGAATATAAATAAGATTTATCAAGATTATCTCTAATAATCTTATGAGTTTTTTGATTTGTATATAAAATTCAAGCAGGAATATTTTGATAATCTTTAGTAATTAATCTTTTTTCGGAAAAATATATAGGATCATTTGATCCTGGTTCTATTTTTAATTTATCAAAATTAATACTATCTTTAAATACACGAGGAGGAGTTCCTGTTTTAAGTCTTAAAAGTTGCAAATTAAATTTTTTAAATTGTAAAGAAACACCACTTGTTGTTTTTAAATTATTTGGTCCTGATCGATAAATATCAGTTCCTTGCATTATTTTTGAATCTAAAAAAGTTCCTGTACATATAAGAATATAGTTAGCTTTAATATATTTATTTTTCTTTGTATTTACTCCATTTAATTTATTCTTTGCATCAAAAGATAAATCAATAACTTCATCTTCAATTAAATCTAAATATTTCATTTCAAGAATTTTTTCTTGCATTAATTTTGGATAATTTAATTTATCTACTTGTGCTCTTAAAGCTTGTACTGCCGGTCCCTTTGATTTATTTAAAATTTTTGTTTGTAATTGTGTTTGATCAGCAACAATAGGCA
This genomic interval carries:
- the mnmG gene encoding tRNA uridine-5-carboxymethylaminomethyl(34) synthesis enzyme MnmG, which produces MKKYDVIIIGAGHAGVEAANVLNKQKIKTALITFKKSDISYLFCNVSIGGSAKGIVVKELYALGGLMPIVADQTQLQTKILNKSKGPAVQALRAQVDKLNYPKLMQEKILEMKYLDLIEDEVIDLSFDAKNKLNGVNTKKNKYIKANYILICTGTFLDSKIMQGTDIYRSGPNNLKTTSGVSLQFKKFNLQLLRLKTGTPPRVFKDSINFDKLKIEPGSNDPIYFSEKRLITKDYQNIPAWILYTNQKTHKIIRDNLDKSYLYSEEITGIGPRYCPSIEDKIKRFYQKDHHQVFLELESENLDTIYLSGLSSSLPKDIQDKFLKTLPGLEKVKIAKHAYAIEYDSLNPIQLKQTLELKKIPNLYTAGQINGTSGYEEAAAQGLVAAANIANKINKKSPFVLDRNEGYIGVMIDDLTSKGINDPYRLLSSRAEYRLLLRSDNAIRRLYKKAYKNSLIDNNTYDLWKKRIAKIDNLILKITNLKVTKKEQEIDELLKNKKISIKENTFPIINLLKRPEISIFDIDKILTLKLKDFFDLTIEEKKHLEVEIKFEGYIKKQEIEVRKYLKYQNLKIQDDFNYQDILNLSKEAKEKLTEFKPSTIHQAKNISGISPSDIIILMNFLNKKN